From one Eucalyptus grandis isolate ANBG69807.140 chromosome 9, ASM1654582v1, whole genome shotgun sequence genomic stretch:
- the LOC104419463 gene encoding LOW QUALITY PROTEIN: pentatricopeptide repeat-containing protein At3g02330, mitochondrial (The sequence of the model RefSeq protein was modified relative to this genomic sequence to represent the inferred CDS: inserted 2 bases in 2 codons), with the protein MALRFSSSSFSPRLRLTTPYLLSLFLQPSRGAGRVSRCSTVAEAPRSPSFRRKTFSHLFQDCSSQRALGPGKQAHARMIVTGFSPTVFVANCLIQMYVKCSSLDHALKVFNRMPLQDTFSWNAVIFGYAGSGNVVAAEALFRLMPXKDVVSWNSMVSGFLQNGDSWKAVGVFMEMRGAEVGLDYTTLAVVSKACSCLEDLNLGIQIHGVAVRMGVHEDVVTASALVDMYAKCKKLDRSLQLFSEMPEKNWVSWSAVIAGCVQNNKLIEGLEIYREMLKAGCGVSQSTYASVFRSCAGLSALGIGTQLHGHSLKSDFGDDIVVATXTLDMYAKCDNMELARKLFNSMPDHSLQSYNAIIVGYSRSGHGFEALNLFRDLQKSGRGFDEITLSGALSACAIIKGLFEGLQIHSLTIKSTLNNNICVANALLDMYGKCRALSEACCVFDEMTIRDAVSWNAIIAAHEQNDNVEETLMLFTSMLRSRMEPDEFTYGSVLKACAGNRALSCGMEVHNRVIKSGMGLNWFVGSALVDMYSKCGMTEVAEKIHFRTKEQTMVSWNALISGFVMQKQSEDAQRYFSWMLEIGVEPDSFTYATVLDTCANLATVSLGKQIHAQILKLELQADVYICSTLVDMYSKCGNLKDSQLMFEKAPKRDFVTWNAMICGFAHHGLGEEALKVFGRMQLESVKPNHATFVSVLRACAHMGLAEEGLQYFHSMQPAYGLNPQLEHYSCMVDILGRSGRVDDALELIYDMPFETDAVIWRSLLSTCCDQGNVEIAEVAANSLLRLEPEDSSAYILLSNIYANAGMWKEVSEMRKVMKNKKLRKEPGCSWIEVKDEVHTFLVGERAHPRSREIYWKLDLLINEMRGSGYVPVANFLIDEEIEENESEEELRTNVYS; encoded by the exons ATGGCCCTtcgcttctcctcctcctccttctcccctCGCCTTCGCCTCACGACACCGTACCTTCTCTCGCTCTTCTTGCAGCCCTCGCGCGGCGCCGGGCGAGTCTCGAGATGCTCGACGGTCGCGGAAGCTCCGAGGTCGCCCTCCTTTCGGAGGAAGACGTTCTCGCATCTTTTCCAGGACTGCTCGAGCCAGAGGGCCCTGGGGCCCGGAAAACAGGCTCATGCGCGTATGATCGTGACTGGGTTTTCGCCGACGGTGTTCGTCGCGAACTGTTTGATCCAAATGTACGTCAAATGTTCGAGCTTGGATCACGCGCTCAAGGTGTTCAACAGAATGCCGCTTCAGGACACCTTTTCATGGAATGCGGTGATATTTGGGTACGCGGGGAGTGGGAACGTGGTGGCTGCGGAGGCACTTTTTCGGTTGATGC AAAAGGATGTCGTCTCGTGGAATTCCATGGTATCCGGTTTTCTACAGAATGGTGATAGTTGGAAGGCTGTTGGTGTTTTTATGGAGATGAGAGGAGCAGAAGTGGGGCTCGATTACACTACTTTGGCCGTTGTTTCAAAAGCATGTTCGTGCTTAGAAGATCTGAACTTGGGAATTCAGATCCATGGGGTTGCAGTGAGGATGGGAGTTCATGAGGATGTAGTCACCGCGAGTGCTTTAGTTGACATGTATGCCAAGTGTAAGAAGTTAGATAGATCGCTTCAGCTCTTTTCGGAAATGCCAGAGAAGAATTGGGTTTCATGGAGTGCTGTAATTGCCGGTTGCGTCCAAAACAATAAATTGATTGAGGGTTTAGAGATATACAGGGAAATGCTGAAAGCTGGATGTGGAGTGAGCCAATCCACTTATGCAAGTGTCTTCAGGTCATGTGCGGGGTTGTCAGCATTAGGAATCGGCACTCAGTTACATGGTCATTCATTGAAGAGTGACTTTGGAGATGATATCGTGGTAGCGA CCACTTTGGACATGTATGCAAAATGTGACAACATGGAACTTGCTAGAAAGTTGTTTAACTCTATGCCGGATCATAGTTTGCAGTCATATAATGCCATTATTGTTGGATATTCTCGAAGTGGTCATGGTTTTGAAGCTTTGAATCTATTTAGAGATTTGCAGAAGTCTGGTCGAGGTTTTGATGAAATAACTTTGTCGGGCGCCTTGAGTGCATGTGCGATAATTAAAGGGCTTTTTGAGGGGCTTCAAATTCATTCACTAACAATTAAGAGCACCTTGAATAACAACATATGCGTTGCAAATGCCCTGTTGGATATGTATGGAAAATGTAGAGCTTTATCGGAAGCATGCTgtgtttttgatgaaatgacTATTAGAGATGCCGTATCATGGAATGCGATCATTGCAGCACATGAGCAGAACGATAATGTAGAGGAAACACTCATGCTATTTACTTCAATGCTTCGATCAAGGATGGAACCTGATGAATTCACATATGGAAGTGTCTTGAAAGCTTGTGCAGGTAATCGAGCTCTGAGTTGTGGTATGGAGGTTCATAATAGAGTAATCAAATCCGGAATGGGGTTGAACTGGTTTGTAGGGAGTGCATTGGTTGACATGTACAGTAAATGTGGGATGACAGAAGTGGCAGAGAAGATCCATtttagaacaaaagaacagacgATGGTTTCTTGGAATGCACTCATCTCTGGGTTCGTAATGCAAAAGCAGAGTGAGGATGCTCAGAGATATTTCTCTTGGATGTTGGAGATTGGCGTAGAGCCTGATAGCTTCACTTATGCAACAGTTCTTGATACTTGTGCTAATCTTGCTACTGTCAGTCTAGGGAAGCAAATCCATgcccaaattttgaaattagagCTGCAAGCAGACGTTTACATCTGCAGCACCCTTGTTGACATGTACTCAAAGTGTGGAAATTTGAAAGATTCCCAGTTGATGTTTGAGAAAGCACCTAAGAGAGACTTTGTGACATGGAATGCAATGATCTGTGGCTTCGCACATCATGGGCTTGGTGAAGAGGCCCTTAAAGTTTTTGGGAGGATGCAACTCGAAAGCGTGAAGCCAAACCATGCTACTTTCGTGTCAGTTCTTCGAGCTTGTGCGCACATGGGACTTGCTGAAGAAGGATTACAGTATTTTCACTCTATGCAACCTGCATATGGTTTGAATCCCCAGTTAGAGCATTACTCGTGTATGGTGGATATCCTAGGGAGGTCAGGCCGAGTTGATGATGCTCTAGAGCTTATTTACGATATGCCTTTTGAAACGGATGCTGTTATTTGGAGAAGTCTACTTAGCACTTGCTGTGACCAAGGTAATGTGGAAATAGCAGAAGTGGCGGCAAATTCTCTTCTGCGATTGGAGCCAGAAGATTCTTCTGCATATATCCTTCTATCAAATATATATGCCAATGCAGGAATGTGGAAGGAAGTTTCAGAGATGAGGAAAGTAATGAAGAATAAAAAGTTAAGGAAGGAGCCGGGATGTAGCTGGATCGAGGTGAAAGATGAGGTGCACACATTTCTTGTGGGAGAGAGGGCTCATCCAAGATCGAGAGAAATTTACTGGAAGCTTGATCTGCTCATCAATGAAATGAGGGGATCTGGTTATG